The proteins below come from a single Zonotrichia leucophrys gambelii isolate GWCS_2022_RI chromosome 3, RI_Zleu_2.0, whole genome shotgun sequence genomic window:
- the LOC135444928 gene encoding serine/arginine repetitive matrix protein 1-like: MHRDTVTDTRCRLHRPLQTRCPSAHAASPGPGRGRDPFPPPLRCRPGKREEQSALPSPHPPTAAAAMSPMETQRVATPRARFHHPAGSSRSLPAPPPPPGHTPVRNNARPRFPARKRRCPSPTASRRDRDHAKPGRPRSPRTRWPTEAAVRPLPLTGNEWSGGAGGTIRREPRAPRRPGSGGASAAAATPGPRTGPAGPRPPDSGGHEGSASSSSTHRAAPRLHSAAGPQRAPPALRRLSPLCHPARFHPATARPP; this comes from the exons ATGCACCGCGATACCGTCACTGACACTCGCTGCCGCCTCCACCGCCCGCTGCAAACTCGCTGTCCCTCGGCTCACGCAGCCTCTCCAGGCCCCGGGCGCGGCCGGGATCCCTTCCCGCCTCCACTTCGGTGCCGGCCGGGCAAGCGAGAGGAACAAAGCGCTCTTCCCAGCCCGCACCCACccacggcggcggcggccatGAGCCCGATGGAAACAC AGCGGGTTGCAACACCCCGGGCCCGATTTCACCACCCGGCCGGGAGCTCGCGGAgcctcccggccccgccgccgcctcccggccACACTCCTGTCCGGAACAATGCAAGGCCCCGTTTCCCAGCCAGGAAACGCCGCTGCCCATCGCCCACCGCCTCCCGACGTGACCGGGACCACGCCAAACCCGGGCGACCCCGCTCTCCGCGCACACGCTGGCCCACCGAGGCCGCCGTTCGTCCCCTGCCCCTCACGGGCAATGAAtggagcggcggggccggcgggacAATAAGGCGGGAGCCACGCGCCCCACGCCGGCCCGGCTCGGGTGGTGCctcggccgccgccgccacgCCGGGGCCGCGCACCGGCCCGgccggcccccgcccgcccgaCAGCGGCGGCCACGAAGGCAgcgccagcagctcctccacccATCGCGCAGCGCCCCGGCTCCACAGCGCTGCAGGGCCCCAGCGTGCGCCTCCCGCCCTCCGCCGCCTCAGCCCGCTCTGCCACCCGGCCCGCTTCCACCCCGCCACCGCCCGGCCGCCCTGA